AGAAGTTTACAGAGATGTAAATGGGAAAGTAAAAGTTCGGTCTACTGCATCAACAAATAGACTACGACATGCTCAAGAAAACGCTTTACAGCATCGTCAGCCTTATGCGGTTATTTTAGATGAGGCACAGCATATTCAGAAGATGTCTAGCGGCAGACGGCTGCAAGATAATATGGACTGTTTAAAGTCCATTGCGAATATCACTACAATCCCTCATGTCTTAATAGGTACCTATGAACTTTTAATGATGCGCAACCTAAGTGGGCAGCTAAGTAGAAGAAATCAAGAGGTTCATTTCCCACGATATAAAGCAAATTCCGAAAGCGATCAAAAAACATTTCGTGCAGCTCTTCAAGCTTTAACTTTTTATTATATGCCTATGGCTGAAGAAAATAATTTGGATTCTGAGTGGAAATATTGTTATGAAAGATCATTGGGATGCGTTGGGATACTAAAGGACTGGCTTAGTAGAGCATTAAACTATGCTTTAGATGAAGGAAGCGAAAAAATCACAAAGCATCATTTAGAAAATACAGCTTTAACAGTTGCTCAATGCCAGAAAATTGTTATTGAAATTATTGAGGGCGAGAAGTTACTAGAGGGGTCTCCATCAGAGGTTGATAAGCTTAGAACACTTTTAGAGTTAGATGAAGAATCCGTTAAAAAACTCGAAAAAAAGCCTGATTCTAATAAGAGGGGCAGGAGGATAGGAACTCCAGATCCAGTTCGTAGAACGAGTCATTCCGATGAATGAAAGCTACTCTATTAAGAGCGCTGGTATTAATCAAAGCCAGTACGTTAGCAGGCTTTATTCAATGCAGCCTATCGGCTGTGGTCTTCCACATGTCGAAAGTTTAATTAGCTACGTTTCAAGACTAGCCACAGCACACTGTGTTCCTACAGGCCTCTTGGTGACAAAGGAAATTGCTCCTTTAATTAAACCTAATTATAGTTTGGTTAGTAAGTCTCACCCAGGGAGTTTGGGTGTCATATTTTCCGATTCAACTAGTGCACTCAATGGATATGGTGATTGGGCATTTGGAGCAGTCAACGCAGTTGAGAAGCTTACTTGCAGAACGGATATATTTCAACTAACTTTGCTTAATTGGCGAAAAACTATATCTAATTGGAAACTTTTAAAGCAGCAAAGAGCTTGGTGTCCTCTTTGTTTTAAGGAATCACTTGATGATTCTAAAATTCTGTATGAACCTCTTAATTGGAGTTTAGAAGTACTCAAAATATGTCCTACTCATAAGACTCCTCTTGCTAACATTTGTCCTCATTGTGAAAAAGAGAACAAACCGCTTTCATGGTATAGCAAGTCAGGGTTTTGTTCAAAGTGCCGAGAGTGGCTAGGTATTGATGCTTACACACGTAAACTACCTAATCTGAAATTTGAAGCAGTTGAAGATGAAGAGCAACTTCACTGCATCAAATGCGTAAGCGATTTATTTTCCATGCCGCCAGAGAGTTTTTCTGACAAAGTCAAGGTTTCCATTGCAAGCCATTTAGATCGTTTTGTAGAGGGTAAAGCGCGTGGCAAAGTTTCATATTTAGCTCAAGCCTTAGCAATTGATATATCTGCAGTACAAAAATGGCGTAAAGGCCAAAGTACTCCAACTTTAGCCTCTATGATCAGTATCTGCTACAAACTTCAAATTGATTTTCCCACTTTGTTCGAGCCTGCTTGTAGTGAGGCTATCGATAAAATTTGTGAGTTAGACAAAAATCATAAGGAGCCAAGTGAAAAATCAATTTCTTATAGACCCAACAGGCGTAATGTGCAAAAGCGGAGATTGGTCATATCAGTTTTAGAGACAGCACTTCTTGAGAATCCCCCGCCATCAATCAATGATATTGTAGCTACGTTAAAATACCGTACTAGCTCAGCCCTCTATTACTATGCTCCTGAAACCTGCAAAAGATTGATACAAAGGCACAAGGTTTTTTTGAAGGAACATTTGAAGGAGCAGCAGGTCAAGTCTATCCGAGAAATTTTGGAAAGAGCTTTGGACGAATATCCTCCAAGATCTTTACAGAATGTTGCTAGTGAATCAGGAATATATCCGCAAAAATTGAGAGCTTACGAAAAAAGCTTGTGTAAGCAGGTGTCTTATAATTACTCTAAGTTCATAAAACAAAGGAGAGTTGATCAGGAGGAAATTCTTTTTGAGGAGATGAAGCAGATCGCTCAATCTCTTTACAGCAAGGGCATTAGACCTACCCAGAAACGTGTAGCCCTTCATCTGAGTAGTCCTTGCTTGGTTTTGCGACATGGGATTCGAGAA
This sequence is a window from Leptolyngbya subtilissima AS-A7. Protein-coding genes within it:
- a CDS encoding AAA family ATPase, whose amino-acid sequence is MSRLFPQDLLKADKVERSQYFQGVIVNHGKLSEVIQKVYELIINPSSQSSIITVIGPTGVGKSTLIPRIEKLLIERSLEDKNFHPGRIPVVSLEAASPSSGNFDWKDYHYRALVAMEEPLIDYKIDYSTQEVYRDVNGKVKVRSTASTNRLRHAQENALQHRQPYAVILDEAQHIQKMSSGRRLQDNMDCLKSIANITTIPHVLIGTYELLMMRNLSGQLSRRNQEVHFPRYKANSESDQKTFRAALQALTFYYMPMAEENNLDSEWKYCYERSLGCVGILKDWLSRALNYALDEGSEKITKHHLENTALTVAQCQKIVIEIIEGEKLLEGSPSEVDKLRTLLELDEESVKKLEKKPDSNKRGRRIGTPDPVRRTSHSDE
- a CDS encoding TniQ family protein translates to MNESYSIKSAGINQSQYVSRLYSMQPIGCGLPHVESLISYVSRLATAHCVPTGLLVTKEIAPLIKPNYSLVSKSHPGSLGVIFSDSTSALNGYGDWAFGAVNAVEKLTCRTDIFQLTLLNWRKTISNWKLLKQQRAWCPLCFKESLDDSKILYEPLNWSLEVLKICPTHKTPLANICPHCEKENKPLSWYSKSGFCSKCREWLGIDAYTRKLPNLKFEAVEDEEQLHCIKCVSDLFSMPPESFSDKVKVSIASHLDRFVEGKARGKVSYLAQALAIDISAVQKWRKGQSTPTLASMISICYKLQIDFPTLFEPACSEAIDKICELDKNHKEPSEKSISYRPNRRNVQKRRLVISVLETALLENPPPSINDIVATLKYRTSSALYYYAPETCKRLIQRHKVFLKEHLKEQQVKSIREILERALDEYPPRSLQNVASESGIYPQKLRAYEKSLCKQVSYNYSKFIKQRRVDQEEILFEEMKQIAQSLYSKGIRPTQKRVALHLSSPCLVLRHGIREKLEQFLQENEWF